Proteins encoded in a region of the Chelonoidis abingdonii isolate Lonesome George chromosome 2, CheloAbing_2.0, whole genome shotgun sequence genome:
- the TMEM158 gene encoding transmembrane protein 158 — translation MLLPRLLPALLAACLPPCQGWSPAAAGGGQEEPELLLPPINSSSRSLASLERDLRGVGGQAEAGSPSKEPPPAAAGQQPPQPPEEAPCNISVQRQMLSSLQVRWSSPLGIPCDLLLFSTNGDGRAVFSAAFHRVGPQLVIEHLGLAAAAAQQNLRLCVGCSWVRGRRVGRLRAAAASSSSSSLSEPGQYWLQGEPLNFCCMDFSLEELKGEPGWRLNRKPIESTLVACFMTLVIIVWSVAALIWPVPIIAGFLPNGMEQRRSTAVAAGATAAGK, via the coding sequence ATGCTGCTGCCGCGGCTCCTGCCGGCGCTGCTGGCCgcctgcctgcccccctgccagggctggagccctgctgcggccggcggggggcaggaggagcCGGAGCTCTTGCTGCCCCCCATCAACTCCTCCTCGCGCTCCCTGGCCAGCCTGGAGCGGGACCTGCGCGGGGTGGGCGGGCAGGCTGAGGCGGGCAGCCCCAGCAAGGAGCCGCCCCCCGCCGCCGCCGGCCAGCAGCCGCCCCAGCCCCCCGAGGAGGCGCCCTGCAACATCAGCGTGCAGCGGCAGATGCTGAGCTCGCTGCAGGTGCGCTGGAGCAGCCCGCTGGGCATCCCGTGCGACCTGCTGCTCTTCTCCACCAACGGCGACGGGCGGGCCGTCTTCTCCGCCGCCTTCCACCGCGTGGGGCCGCAGCTGGTCATCGAGCACCTGGGGCTGGCGGCGGCGGCAGCCCAGCAGAACCTGCGCCTCTGCGTGGGCTGCAGCTGGGTGCGGGGCCGCAGGGTCGGGCGGCTCCGGGcggccgccgcctcctcctcctcctcctcgctgtcCGAGCCCGGCCAGTATTGGCTGCAGGGGGAGCCGCTGAATTTCTGCTGCATGGATTTCAGCCTGGAGGAGCTGAAGGGGGAGCCGGGCTGGCGGCTGAACCGCAAGCCCATCGAGTCCACTCTGGTGGCTTGTTTCATGACTCTCGTCATCATCGTGTGGAGCGTGGCCGCCCTCATCTGGCCGGTGCCCATCATCGCCGGCTTCCTGCCCAACGGCATGGAGCAGAGGAGAAGCACCGCGGTGGCTGCGGGCGCCACCGCCGCCGGCaaataa